The Dioscorea cayenensis subsp. rotundata cultivar TDr96_F1 chromosome 7, TDr96_F1_v2_PseudoChromosome.rev07_lg8_w22 25.fasta, whole genome shotgun sequence genome includes a region encoding these proteins:
- the LOC120264783 gene encoding phosphoinositide phosphatase SAC8 isoform X1: MATSQLRRDLRDRLSKDLPIASSSSKMEEEKLCIDSGVAPVRKRSSCCREMLLLEFPDKFVIRSTDLESPDLAFSVGRSDGFLHPLSIEDSSCANPSKVMTIYGVVGTIRLLAGIYVLVITAREEMGTYHGFSVFRVKSLKFICCNEALRHSTSQEKRDEAYFMTLLRTIESTTGLYYSYEMDLTLNLQRTCKLAEERVYKPLWKQADPRFVWNRNLLEELIEAKLDSFIIPMIQGSFQIAEFTIKNLSAKITLLSRRCNRRLGTRMWRRGANLEGDTANFLETEQLLEFEGFKSSFLQVRGSIPLLWEQIVDLSYKPQLNIISHEETPKVVERHFHDLEQRYGEIVAVDLTDKHDDEGQLSSAFAAEMDKLPHVRYVSFDFHHFCGKGNFDNLQLLYDQIFEDVEKQGYFLINSEGAILQEQSGVVRANCIDCLDRTNVTQSYLARKSLNSQLQKMGAFSSNECISMHPENFEIYNILWVTHGDEVSLQYSGTHALKGDLVRYGRQTFSGLIKDGMSALSRYYLNNFHDGIRQDALDLISGHYNINKDAPSPFQLNGFESLSYLPVASVLIVGGLTVTTFTLNQAGRNAHHFFSTVLWAGLTAGVMAVVKANGKQFCSRPRLCGLL, from the exons ATGGCCACTTCCCAGCTCCGCCGAGATCTCCGAGATCGTTTGTCGAAGGACCTCCCAATCGCCTCAAGCTCCTCCAAAATGGAAGAAGAGAAGCTCTGCATCGATAGCGGAGTGGCGCCGGTGAGAAAGAGAAGCTCTTGTTGCCGGGAGATGCTTCTATTGGAATTCCCTGATAAGTTTGTCATCAGATCGACCGATCTCGAGTCCCCCGACCTCGCCTTCTCCGTTGGCCGATCTGATGGCTTCTTGCACCCCCTCTCTATTG AGGATTCGAGCTGTGCAAATCCTAGTAAAGTCATGACTATTTATGGAGTGGTTGGGACTATACGATTACTTGCAG GAATTTACGTGCTTGTTATCACGGCTCGGGAGGAAATGGGCACTTATCATGGTTTCTCTGTTTTTCGTGTGAAGTCTCTTAAATTTATTTGCTGCAATGAGGCCTTAAGGCATTCAACCTCACAAGAA AAGAGGGATGAGGCTTACTTCATGACTCTTTTGAGAACTATTGAATCGACCACTGGATTATATTACTCCTATGAAATGGATCTGACATTGAA TTTACAAAGGACATGCAAGTTAGCTGAGGAAAGGGTTTACAAGCCTCTTTGGAAACAG gCTGACCCTCGCTTTGTGTGGAACCGGAACTTATTGGAAGAGCTTATTGAAGCCAAG CTTGATTCCTTCATCATCCCCATGATTCAAGGAA GCTTTCAGATTGCGGAATTCACCATTAAAAATTTGTCTGCTAAAATTACATTGCTATCCAGAAGATGCAACCGGCGTCTAG GTACCAGAATGTGGAGAAGAGGAGCCAATCTTGAAGGCGACACGGCTAATTTTCTAGAGACTGAACAGCTGCTGGAGTTTGAGGGCTTTAAATCTTCGTTTTTACAG GTTCGAGGTTCTATTCCCCTTCTCTGGGAACAAATTGTAGACCTGAGTTACAAACCGCAACTTAACATAATAAGCCATGAAGAGACG CCAAAGGTTGTCGAGCGCCATTTTCATGATCTTGAACAAAGATACGGAGAGATAGTGGCTGTTGACTTAACTGATAAA CATGATGATGAAGGCCAGCTAAGCAGTGCCTTCGCTGCTGAAATGGATAAACTTCCACATGTGAG ATATGTTTCTTTCGACTTCCATCACTTCTGTGGCAAGGGCAACTTTGATAATCTGCAACTCCTCTATGATCAAATCTTCGAAGATGTTGAAAAACAAGG ATATTTTCTAATCAACTCCGAAGGAGCAATACTTCAAGAGCAAAGTGGAGTAGTCAGAGCTAATTGCATTGATTGCCTGGACCGTACTAATGTTACTCAG AGCTATTTGGCAAGGAAATCATTGAATTCACAACTGCAAAAAATGGGGGCTTTTTCTTCAAATGAATGCATTTCCATGCATCccgaaaattttgaaatttacaaTATAT TATGGGTCACACATGGAGATGAGGTAAGCTTGCAGTATTCTGGAACTCATGCTCTAAAGGGGGACCTAGTCAG ATATGGAAGACAGACCTTTTCCGGATTGATCAAGGATGGGATGAGTGCTCTTTCTCGATATTACTTGAACAACTTCCACGATGGAATTCGTCAA GATGCATTAGATCTCATCAGTGGCCATTATAACATCAACAAAGACGCACCGTCTCCGTTCCAGTTGAATGGATTCGAATCATTATCA TATCTCCCAGTAGCCTCAGTTCTGATCGTCGGAGGCCTTACAGTAACTACATTCACGCTTAATCAAG CCGGCCGGAATGCGCATCACTTCTTTTCTACTGTACTTTGGGCTGGTTTGACTGCTGGTGTGATGGCTGTAGTGAAAGCTAATGGAAAACAGTTTTGTTCCAGGCCTCGTCTTTGTGGTCTCTTGTAA
- the LOC120264783 gene encoding phosphoinositide phosphatase SAC8 isoform X2 — protein sequence MATSQLRRDLRDRLSKDLPIASSSSKMEEEKLCIDSGVAPVRKRSSCCREMLLLEFPDKFVIRSTDLESPDLAFSVGRSDGFLHPLSIEDSSCANPSKVMTIYGVVGTIRLLAGIYVLVITAREEMGTYHGFSVFRVKSLKFICCNEALRHSTSQEKRDEAYFMTLLRTIESTTGLYYSYEMDLTLNLQRTCKLAEERVYKPLWKQADPRFVWNRNLLEELIEAKLDSFIIPMIQGSFQIAEFTIKNLSAKITLLSRRCNRRLGTRMWRRGANLEGDTANFLETEQLLEFEGFKSSFLQVRGSIPLLWEQIVDLSYKPQLNIISHEETVVERHFHDLEQRYGEIVAVDLTDKHDDEGQLSSAFAAEMDKLPHVRYVSFDFHHFCGKGNFDNLQLLYDQIFEDVEKQGYFLINSEGAILQEQSGVVRANCIDCLDRTNVTQSYLARKSLNSQLQKMGAFSSNECISMHPENFEIYNILWVTHGDEVSLQYSGTHALKGDLVRYGRQTFSGLIKDGMSALSRYYLNNFHDGIRQDALDLISGHYNINKDAPSPFQLNGFESLSYLPVASVLIVGGLTVTTFTLNQAGRNAHHFFSTVLWAGLTAGVMAVVKANGKQFCSRPRLCGLL from the exons ATGGCCACTTCCCAGCTCCGCCGAGATCTCCGAGATCGTTTGTCGAAGGACCTCCCAATCGCCTCAAGCTCCTCCAAAATGGAAGAAGAGAAGCTCTGCATCGATAGCGGAGTGGCGCCGGTGAGAAAGAGAAGCTCTTGTTGCCGGGAGATGCTTCTATTGGAATTCCCTGATAAGTTTGTCATCAGATCGACCGATCTCGAGTCCCCCGACCTCGCCTTCTCCGTTGGCCGATCTGATGGCTTCTTGCACCCCCTCTCTATTG AGGATTCGAGCTGTGCAAATCCTAGTAAAGTCATGACTATTTATGGAGTGGTTGGGACTATACGATTACTTGCAG GAATTTACGTGCTTGTTATCACGGCTCGGGAGGAAATGGGCACTTATCATGGTTTCTCTGTTTTTCGTGTGAAGTCTCTTAAATTTATTTGCTGCAATGAGGCCTTAAGGCATTCAACCTCACAAGAA AAGAGGGATGAGGCTTACTTCATGACTCTTTTGAGAACTATTGAATCGACCACTGGATTATATTACTCCTATGAAATGGATCTGACATTGAA TTTACAAAGGACATGCAAGTTAGCTGAGGAAAGGGTTTACAAGCCTCTTTGGAAACAG gCTGACCCTCGCTTTGTGTGGAACCGGAACTTATTGGAAGAGCTTATTGAAGCCAAG CTTGATTCCTTCATCATCCCCATGATTCAAGGAA GCTTTCAGATTGCGGAATTCACCATTAAAAATTTGTCTGCTAAAATTACATTGCTATCCAGAAGATGCAACCGGCGTCTAG GTACCAGAATGTGGAGAAGAGGAGCCAATCTTGAAGGCGACACGGCTAATTTTCTAGAGACTGAACAGCTGCTGGAGTTTGAGGGCTTTAAATCTTCGTTTTTACAG GTTCGAGGTTCTATTCCCCTTCTCTGGGAACAAATTGTAGACCTGAGTTACAAACCGCAACTTAACATAATAAGCCATGAAGAGACG GTTGTCGAGCGCCATTTTCATGATCTTGAACAAAGATACGGAGAGATAGTGGCTGTTGACTTAACTGATAAA CATGATGATGAAGGCCAGCTAAGCAGTGCCTTCGCTGCTGAAATGGATAAACTTCCACATGTGAG ATATGTTTCTTTCGACTTCCATCACTTCTGTGGCAAGGGCAACTTTGATAATCTGCAACTCCTCTATGATCAAATCTTCGAAGATGTTGAAAAACAAGG ATATTTTCTAATCAACTCCGAAGGAGCAATACTTCAAGAGCAAAGTGGAGTAGTCAGAGCTAATTGCATTGATTGCCTGGACCGTACTAATGTTACTCAG AGCTATTTGGCAAGGAAATCATTGAATTCACAACTGCAAAAAATGGGGGCTTTTTCTTCAAATGAATGCATTTCCATGCATCccgaaaattttgaaatttacaaTATAT TATGGGTCACACATGGAGATGAGGTAAGCTTGCAGTATTCTGGAACTCATGCTCTAAAGGGGGACCTAGTCAG ATATGGAAGACAGACCTTTTCCGGATTGATCAAGGATGGGATGAGTGCTCTTTCTCGATATTACTTGAACAACTTCCACGATGGAATTCGTCAA GATGCATTAGATCTCATCAGTGGCCATTATAACATCAACAAAGACGCACCGTCTCCGTTCCAGTTGAATGGATTCGAATCATTATCA TATCTCCCAGTAGCCTCAGTTCTGATCGTCGGAGGCCTTACAGTAACTACATTCACGCTTAATCAAG CCGGCCGGAATGCGCATCACTTCTTTTCTACTGTACTTTGGGCTGGTTTGACTGCTGGTGTGATGGCTGTAGTGAAAGCTAATGGAAAACAGTTTTGTTCCAGGCCTCGTCTTTGTGGTCTCTTGTAA